The following are from one region of the Zonotrichia leucophrys gambelii isolate GWCS_2022_RI chromosome 1A, RI_Zleu_2.0, whole genome shotgun sequence genome:
- the LOC135458276 gene encoding carboxypeptidase A2-like: MKLILIFSALLGASLCLETFVGHQVLRIKTKNEEEVKQLQLLESLEHLQLDFWINPSAPALPVDVRIPAASVQSVKAFLESQGIQYSILIEDLQDVLDKERQDMAESAQRQRSTSSFDFGAYHTLEDINAELDQLASEYSFVEKIQIGESYEKRPLYVLKFSTGGSNRPAIWLDAGIHSREWVTQASALWIANKIASDYGTDESITSLLDKMDLFLLPVANPDGFVYTHTSNRMWRKTRSKIPGSICVGVDPNRNWDAGFGGPGASNSPCSDSYHGPSANSEVEVKSVVDFIKNHGNFKAFLTLHSYSQLLMYPYGYKCTRPDDYAELESLGRAAANSIRSLYGTTFQVGPICSTIYQASGGSIDWSYDNGIKYSFAFELRDTGRYGFLLPANQIIPAAKETWLGLMKIMEHVKNKSS, translated from the exons ATGAAGCTGATTTTGATCTTCAGTGCCCTCCTCGGGGCTTCCCTGTGCCTGGAAACCTTCGTGGG GCACCAGGTTCTCCGGATCAAGACCAAAAATGAGGAGGAGGtcaagcagctgcagctcctggaatcGCTGGAACACCTGCAG ctggatTTCTGGATCaacccctctgcccctgccctccctgtggATGTGAGAATTCCTGCTGCCAGTGTCCAGTCAGTGAAAGCCTTCCTGGAGTCCCAGGGCATTCAGTATTCCATCCTGATTGAAGACCTGCAG GATGTTCTGGATAAAGAAAGGCAGGACATGGCCGAGAGTGCCCAAAGGCAGcgcagcaccagcagcttcgACTTTGGTGCTTACCACACTCTGGAGGAT ATTAATGCAGAACTGGACCAGCTTGCATCTGAGTACAGCTTTGTGGAGAAGATCCAGATCGGGGAATCCTACGAGAAGCGGCCTCTGTACGTCCTGAAG TTCAGCACCGGAGGCTCCAACCGCCCGGCCATCTGGCTCGACGCCGGCATCCATTCCCGCGAGTGGGTCACGCAGGCCAGCGCCCTGTGGATCGCCAACAAG ATTGCCTCTGACTATGGAACAGATGAGtccatcacctccctgctggACAAGATGgatcttttcctgctgccagtgGCCAACCCTGATGGATTTGTGTACACTCACACCTCG AACCGCATGTGGAGGAAAACCCGCTCCAAGATTCCCGGCAGCATCTGCGTCGGAGTCGACCCCAACAGGAACTGGGATGCAGGTTTTGGAG GTCCTGGAGCCAGCAACAGCCCCTGCTCCGACTCCTACCACGGGCCCAGCGCCAACTCCGAGGTGGAGGTGAAATCTGTTGTCGACTTCATCAAGAACCACGGAAACTTCAAGGCCTTCCTGACCCTCCACAGTTACTCCCAGCTGCTGATGTATCCCTATGGATACAAATGCACCAGGCCAGACGATTATGCTGAGCTG GAATctctgggaagagctgctgccaaTTCCATCCGCTCCCTCTATGGCACCACCTTCCAAGTGGGCCCCATTTGCAGCACCATCT aCCAAGCCAGTGGGGGCAGCATTGACTGGAGCTACGACAACGGCATCAAATATTCCTTTGCCTTCGAGCTGAGGGACACGGGGCGTTACGGGTTCCTGCTGCCCGCCAACCAGATCATCCCTGCTGCCAAGGAGACCTGGCTGGGCCTGATGAAAATCATGGAGCACGTGAAGAACAAGTCCTcctga